CGTAACAAAAGGATGAGTTTGCTTTTGTGCTGCCTAAAGCCCATATATTTCATTTTGTTAGCTGTACACAATACCAACACAACGTCTTTTTAATATGAAGTGCTTACAGGTATGTAGTAAAATAAGATAATCTCAAATAACTTAACGATTTTGAAGGAAAGAACACAAGGAAGTTGATAGTTTGGTGTCGTGCAGCCCAGATTTTGTGCTTCTCCCTCTTGTTAGCCTGCCTTTCTTTTATGGTGAAAATAACCAACTTTGTCTGATGCTTAGAAATGTCTGCCTGATCAGGAAGAATTGGATGACATCGAAAAGGTGATATATCCTACCAGATTGGTGTCTCTTACTTTCCCGTCTAAGATCAGGCAAGCAGGAATCGGTCATACTTCAGAAGAATTACATCGCAGTAATTTAGTTAAACTTGACCTGAGTGATGGGCAGACTTTATACTCCAAATTGGTGGTAATTTCTTATTCATCTTCTTTTGAATTAGTTTACACTTTTGTTTTGCTTCATTTCCAATTTCCCATTCATACTTTGGATGCAGATAGGAGCTGATGGTTCAAAGTCCAATGTGAGGCAGATCGCAGGAATAAAAACAACTGGTTGGAATTATCCGCAAAGTGCAATTATTTGTACAGTAGAGCATGTTGCGGAAAATGACTCTGCATGGCAGAGGTTTCTCCCTTCTGGTCCAATTGCACTACTTCCGATAGGTGATAATTTCAGCAATATTGTGTGGACAATGAGCCCAGAGGACTCACTACGTCATAAATCAATGAACCCTGAAGAATTTGTGAAGTCTGTGAACCATGCATTGGATTTTGGTTTCGGTCCGCATCCCCACTCTGGTACTCTTGACTATTACGTGAAAAAGTTCTTTTCTGGCATTGGGAACACTTCAGCATCTACAAAAGAATGCTTTGAAGTACCACCAAAAGCAATCGGTGTAATCTCTGAGAGAATGGCATTTCCATTGTCACTTATGCATGCCCATGATTATGTTGCAAAAAGACTGGCATTAGTTGGAGATGCTGCTCATACAGTCCACCCCTTAGCCGGTCAAGGGGTCAACTTGGGCTTTGGAGATGCTGCTGCTTTAGCAAAAGTTATTGCTGAAGGAGTTTCTGTGGGCTCTGATGTTGGGGATGTAAGTAATATTGGTATTTTTGTTAAGCCATTTCCATTGAAATCTAACCATATAACTGATCATGCTGCACCTGGATCATTCTTGTGATTCATTGCACCTATGTTGGGTATGAATTGCAATTGACATGTCCCGATTCTAATCCCACTATAACTTTTCTCCAATCTCCTTTACCTTTGGCAGCTGTCTTTGCTACAACGGTATGAGAGGGACCGGAAGGCTGCCAATGTTGCGATGACAGCAGTGCTAGATGGTTTCCAGAAGATGTACTCTGTTGATTTTGGACCCCTGAATGTAGTGAGAGCTGCTGCGTTCCACGGTGCCCAATACATATCACCATTGAAAAGGAACATCATCTCTTATGCAATGGGCGACGCGAAATGGCCGCTATTTTTATGAGCAGCAGCACTTTAAAACTCCCAGTTCTATACTAGTATGATGCACTTGGTTTATGGTTTTGGCTTGTACTGGATCACTGAGATACGTTGTACAGTGGATGCAATGCAACAGGAAATCAATAAACTAAAACTCATGTTGTTCCTTTCGTTCATTAGGTGAAATCTTCAATTGATTCTTCGGGTGTACTCCATTGGTACGTTGAATTTGACATCCCGTACTAGTTTGCTTTGCCTGGGAGATTACTTCGCTTCAGTGGTGCTCAAAGATCGTTTTGATTATTTCCTTGTACGCTCAAAGCTCAGATTTTTCATGGTTGTATATATGTTGGAAGTTTTTTTAGAACTATATACCTATGTTGGAAGCTTGATGTAGTGTGTGGCTACATCCTCTGGGGTTtgaccttgaaattgcatgggcAAGAGAACCTAAGCTTGGTGGTTAGTGGAGTTGATTGTACTCCTACTaaggtagaattttttttagcgGTAGGTGTACATGTGGATATTGATGTATCTGTGAAAATTTTTGTTAATCTCTAAGCTCTGTATCTCTGGTTAACAGATCTTTAATGTGAGTGTATATGTGTGGAGGTGTAAGTGTATGTGTGTGTCCGCGTGCTGTACTTGATTTTAAAAAAAGGTTCCATGGGCAAGAAAGTGTAGACGGTTCTGCACGCAGGCCATACAGTCGATGTACATCCCTTGTTAGATTCAtgagggtgtgtttggttacccgTATTAGGGTATTTTAGCTTTGTCTGTATGTATATTTCCGTTTAGAAGTTCATTTGATTGTCTGTATGCATTGTTTCTTCCTATATTCGTGGATGCAATTATACTGTTAGGGTCTGATCTGGTGGATACAGTCGAATCGAGCTTCTCTCTGGAGACAGGTTCGGTGGATACATTGTATCTGCTATAGTGTTGTAACGGGTCCATTCGAAAGTCTTATTTGCAGGTTTGTTACATCCGCTCATGTAGACAATCAAACACCTTTACATGATTATTGTATCTATAGGTGCAGAGTTATTGCATTCGTTCATACATACAACCAAACATTCTCCTTTTTGAAGTCGTTGCATCCGCTCAGTCTGCTTCTATTCATTCAAAATATACACTGTAGCTCTACAAAGACTCATACGAATAACCAAACATACCTAAATGCATAACAAAGCACCGAGCAGTCCtagcgattttttttttgaaataatttcATCTATACCATAATTTTAGATGTATTTTTTATCTACACCACCGGCTTATGTCATTGACATATAGGACCAGACATTACCCGTTATTAACATAGCTGATagtatagataaaaaatatgtctAAAATAGTGATATGGATGTAAATtccctattttttttaagtttataGTATAGAACCCAGCCGGGCCCTAACGTTGATTAATTTTTTAGTCAGAATGAAGAATTACTTAGCGTCAGCGTTTTCTTGCCTCGGATCAACCGATACCTCGCCGCGTGGCCGGGCAAAATGCACCCAGTCGGCCAGTCGGCGACGACTTGACTGGGGACAAGGCGGGCAGCGCAAGCGCGTGCGTGTGtaggaggggaagagagagatgagctcctcctcgtcggcgtcGCCCGTGCCGCCGGAGGACGACGTCTGCTCGGTGTGCCACGACCACTTCCGGATCCCATGCCAGGCCAACTGCTCCCATTGGTTCTGTGGCAAGTCccttttcctcctcttccttcttgcCCGGTTGCCCCGCGTCCCTGTTCCCCTTCGGAAGATTTGATATCCTCTTTGATGTCGATCCAACTGCGCCGCGGGATTTACTTGGGCGTTACAGCGGGTTAGAGTTTCATACTCGGATTAGAATGAATTTGGGGAATTTCCTTCTTTCGGATGGAAGTAAGGGTTTCTGTTGGTTAGAGTTGACAACAATTTCTAGGTTTGCTCTGTCGTTTCGAGTTGCGAGTAGGATGTCGAAACTGGCCAGTAATATCTCTCTCTTGGAATTCGTTTACGATCTGATTGAATGATTCGGTGCAAAATGAGGGTTTAGCGGTGTTGTTTTTGGCTGGGTGAAATAATGGAACGGATAGCCATGTACGTGAGAAGACAGGGTGATGATTGGCATAGTCGGCGGCATGAACTGACGCAAAAGAGAGGCCAGATCTAGGAGGTGGTGTCACACAACCGAAATTGATGAACAACACCGCTCCACATGCCCTCTTCTCGTGCAACTAGTGTAAAGAACTTAACTTTATTAGTGAGCCAACAAAACACCAGCTCAGTGAATCTAATAGCAATTCTGCAACCGAACCATACAACTCATCTGAAGTGATATATTTGTGATGAATTTGGATGGTGCCCGACTGAATAACATAGTTGCTTTGAGGCAATCCAGCGTGCCCTGACCCTTAGCCAAGAGTATCAATCGGCATTATGCACAAAGATGGATCTAACTTAATTCGACTTGCTATAGAAATTTTTTGTAACTCTTGCATTAGTGTTCAGATCCAGTATTATCTATAAGATAAATAGTTTTCTCGTCTTGTATAATGGAGGTTGTCTGTACACATGCTTATCTGTCTTGCATAATTGTGATGCACTGCCTAAGGTGCACATATTGATATGTTCCAGGTTTTCCGCAAGATTGGTAGTAAACTAGTAATATCTGCTTGATAAACTGTGCAATGCCTATCCAGCTTTACTGCCTTGAGTTTCTTCTTTTACTGAATGTACTAGTACTGTCAATGATGCTCTTTTTCAGGAGAGTGCATCATCCGCGTTTGGCATCATGGGCCTGCTGTACAGGCTTGCAAGTGTCCCATTTGTCGTCGCCTTATAAATCTGCTGGTACCTGCTGAATTATCAGAGCAGGAGGTGAATGATCCACCAGTTCAACGTGTTTTAGGAGAGATTCAGCACTATAACTGCATATTTGGCGTAGAACCACGCAGTCTGACTCAGGTTTGTGCACTGTGCATGAAAGCTTTCTTTGCTGTACTTTCAGGAATAAAATCTACACTGGATATTGGTGAATAAATACTTCTTGTTATGAATTTAAAAACaggcatttgatttttttttccaaactgtTACTATTGTTAGAAAACATCCAAATAAAAAAACAGTGGCCAAAGTGTTATGAAAACCATGCCTTCTTCCAGACCACGTCTCACTGTTATCTGGTGTTATTAGGCCTAATCCCTATTTGGGCGTGACATGTAACTCAAAGAGGCTAGAAATTCTCATGTTTGTAGGGAAAAGAGAGAATCCACACCATCAGTTACTTGTGTTCATGTTATAACAGTGCATATTGATCAGATATAAGTATTAGAGTTGTTATTATAATTGTATAAGGAATACAACTAAGATACAACAGTCAGAGTTGTATAATGAATATAgctatattttttcaaatataaaCATACGTCTCTAGCATCTTGCCATGCACTCATCTAGCCATGCACTTTCGTGGGGGTCTTTCATCTAGTTCCTTGTTTTTGACGACCCCAgttttttctctgtttttctTCAGAGGTTGCAAGACATGCCCTTTTTCATCCGAAGACTGTTCAGAGAACTAATGGATCCCCAGCGGACTCTCCCACTTGTCTTCAGGGCGCGGATGATGACGATGGTAAGTCTCACGTGATTAAGTTATGTTTGTTGTCGTAAACTTGTAATATTGTGCCGGAGAGGTACTAAGATTGGGAAAGTAAACAGGTTGCGCTGTTTCTGACCTCAATTTCATACCATTGCCCAGTTGAACTTGTAGGTTGAGACCATATACGAATCTGAATATACTGACTGATTTGAACTTGTAGGTTGCATTGAGTGCAATTTATGTCCTGAGTCCTGTGGACTTTCTTCCCGAGAGTAAGTGCAATATTCCAATTTACTTTTCCTCCTGTCCTTTTCATGTTGTAGATAGTACATTGCAATAAGTTGTCGCCAATATCTACTGAACtacgtcaaaaaaaaaaaaaaaaaaatctactgaACTACATATCGCACGAATGATTTACTGCCTTGACACTGCAGGTGTGTTGGGGCTGTTTGGATTCGTTGATGACCTGCTCCTTCTGTTGATCGTGTTCCTCCACCTCGCTGCTGTTTACCGGTCATTGCTTCTATACCGCCATGGAGGGCAATAAAAGTTTGCATTGCGAGGTCTCAAGACACCATAATTTGATTCGTACTGTGAGTAGATGACAATTTGAAGACGGGCTTAGCTTGTCTCTGTTTGCATTCTGATACGCCTGTTTCTTGAGACTAACACGGCCAACTTCTGTTTGTTTCATTTTGTACAATtgtatatgtattacttttttttttttggattcgATATCGAAAATTGACTTGGCCTGGACGAAACTCACTATGTATTCTCTGTTTTTTTTGGGAAACTCACTCTGTACTCTGTAGCAAGGATTCGAGCACCCTATTAGCCGGCCCTTGAACTCAGCTTGGTCTGTGCGGCTGGGCCACCGCCGTCGTGGGCCGGGGTCGCGTCCCTTGCTCCGTGTCTCCTGTAACACTTTACTTTCAAATTTTttcaatagttaaaattttattagaattaaataggagttttaGATTTCTACTTAAATTTAgaagaaattatttttaaaatttaatttgccATATGTTATATTTATGCTTGATGTATTTATGTCGTAGTAGTTGTATTAGATTTTATGTgtgaaaaatatttacaaaagttCACTAGAAGTCGTTCGTTTAAAAGCTCTTTGagaaaatagtttaaaatttaaaagaaaAGTATTTCTAAATTCTTAAATCCTAACTGGGCTGGGTGTCCTCCCTATCCTGCCCAGGCCGAGGCCTATCTTTTTTTCCCGCCTCCCCCTCTTTTCTCTCGAGTCGAGCCCACCAGTTGAGCCGGTCGCTTCTCACGCTCGAGCCGCTTCCCCTCCCGCCCCTTCTCTCTATCATGTAGGACTGGCTCAAGATGCGCCAAGCCGCTGCTCCCGAGCCTGGCTCCCCTTTTTCAACCCTCGCTCAGCTCGATCTCCTCCGCTGGATGCTGCCACAAATCACGCCTCCCCACGCCCTCTTCTCTCCCCGTAATAGCCGGATTCAAAGCTTTAATCCCCACCAAGACACCATCACTGTTTTCCCCCTGCATTCTCCTCTCTAAATGCTCGATTCAATGTGAAAACCACCAGTCTTAATAGCCATGGCTGCCGCCCCTTCACCTTCGAACCCCGGCCACTCCGCTTGCTATCTCCCCTATTTAAGCCACCCTCCTCCCCCTTATTTAAGCCACCCTCCTCCTTCACGGTGAGGTTCCACATCTTTTTCACCTACTCACGTCTCGCTTCCTCGATTGTAGCGTCGCCGCCGCCTGCTCCTTCTTCGTCTCCAGTGAAAAGCTTCGCTGCTGCCATTCTTCACATTTGCGCCATCTCCGACAGAGCTAACTCCCTCTTCGGCACTGCAGGACCCTTTGGAGTCGATCCCGTGAGTTTTCATTGACGCTCGGCCGCCGGAACCCCTTCCCTACCACCACACCGACCGCCACCGTCGCCATCTCCGTCGCTCGGCCGCCTCAACCCTGCTCCGGCCTCGTTCTCACTCGGGGTGAGCTCACCGACACCTCCTCTCCCTTTTTCGCTGCTCGTTGGAGCTCCCCGGCTGCCAGAGCGCCGTTCCGGCCACTCTCCGACCATCTGCCACCGTGCCGAGCCTCACCGGCGCCtctggtccaccgtggacccatggaccgAGGGCTCCCCTTCAGTTCACAGCCGCGTAGACCTGGTCCGTGTgattttcaataataaaaatatttcaattatAAATAATGACATCAGCACGCGCAATAAATaagtttttcagtataaaaattaatCGGTTACTTCTCTGATGATaagaaaatttgcagaaacaacgctagaacttcaaatgcttataactttttgctcgtaactccgttttaggcgatttTTGCGCTTAATTTCTCGTAAcaatgtgtagaatctttttatatgtttttttaccaagttttagtactatttgaTGTATTATTCTTATGTTATTTATGTGCTCATGTAGACGAATCAGTTTAAGAGCAGTTCAAAAATCTCCAGAaagaagactttgaaggaacCGTGCATCACCTTGACGAAGGCAaatgtcttgaccatgttgtgagccTAGTTTTCAATTAAAGTCAGTTTTTCAAAACATGCATGTTATTTTTGTGGTGAAATGGGGTAGTTTAGCAAACACTAGCAACATGTGTAGTTTTCCTCTGTAGATGTTTTATTCGATAACATGAGTATACTACTTAGCTAtacttttagatgaacatgtagtatataggtgatgaatcatgagctatGAAATTAAATGAGGGCTTCTAGGGTAGAGGGTTACTCTATTTATGTATGTCGGTGAAATCGCAGTGGGCAAATACATGCTAGAAGACTTTTTGGAAAAGCCTCATGGTGATCTCTCGACGCACACCTCAAAAGTGTGAAAGGTACCGAtgggtaccggcaaaagagttgatcatgactcgtgagtaaagtgtacaacctctgtagagtgtcaaactgaatattcagtcgtgctcacggttataaGTGGCAtagaccctcacatgattagttaggTATATGTTTACCGTGATAAAGATATTGTTGAATTCTCAAAGGTTAAAGGAGATCAATTacacttcttttcttttgaaaaactatTTTCTGTTACATTAGTctaaaatcggcttttatgcaaattaaaCCTTAGATGATAGAAAAATCTTGGTTTAAACCTCTATGTCATATTTTCCGCCACTTGCTTAGTATTGAAAATATTCACGCTTGCTTTCCAAAAGGTGAAGCTTTCAAGTAATATCCTAAAGACGACACAGAGTTATAGGTTTGTAGAGCTTTTGATCGACTGTCTAAGGAGTGAACATTGTGTTGTGTTTCCTTTCCGctgctatatattttttaagattcGTGTGattattttgtaataaataatattataataataaatattgtgTATATTGTCTACTAATAATAttgttatatgtatatgtaactgatttaaatatacatatagtttacatttgaTTTAGTCTTATAACCAGATACGACACCTCCCGTGCGTATGCTCTGTCTAGCCTCTCTCTACTCTTCCTCCTCTGCTTAGATTGTCTGGCTTCTGATCACAGCTGTGCTGTGTCTGTAATGTGTCGCGTGGTGGTTTTCTCCTTCGGatagctgcttcttctcttcttccccaccggggAGGGGAGCCGCTAGGAATCTCGTTGGTACTACTGCACTGTCCGTGTTTTCATTTCCCCGCTTCTGCTACGATCCTACTACTAGGATCCAGGAAACCACCAGGGAGACCAATACTTGCAAGTTCTCGAGTCCTAATCGAAGAGCTACTGAAGTGATTGAGAAACTTCTAAAAGCGGTCGTGCGCGACGCTTTCTTAGTGGATTCCAATCAAGGAGAAACTCAGTTCTATGCTAAAGCTCCCCTTTTTTTAACTGAAAAGCACACTTTGTTGACACAAACCAGAAAAGGGAGTGGAGGGTAATATGTGAGGAGTTATTTTTTATGGAATTGGTGGCAACCAAAACAATTTCGGTTTGGTTCACACGCATCTTGTCATTGTCTTTTTGTCCTCTCCGTTGTAGTTGGCTAGTTTGAACATCACCATTCGTTTTCGCATCTGTTCACCTCACCTGTAACGCTGTTGATTTCATGATATTGTTGCCTAATAGGAGTATCAACTTATGTTTCCTGCTTTGAACACCTTGCCGATGGTGTGCAGGATGTTCGCAAAATCACCAGTATTGCCTTTGGTGACCCCTGAAACTAGTAGCATTGGGCTTCTGTACAACTGTAAGATGCTCCATTTAACTATCTCTTTTGTAGGCTCACCTTTTATACTCAGTTATTCACTCCTCACGCATTGTTCGGAGTTTCCTAGTGGCATCATTTGCTGCCATGCCTAATCACACCACCCATATTCATTAACAATACCAATTTCGAGAGTTTGCCCCTTTCTATGTCAGTTTTACTTTTACTTTTGGGCGGGCGGACAGAGCGTTAAAGATTTGCACCTTATATTTGAATATAAGTCTTGTGTTTTAGTGAAACTAAATTAGATTAGACCAATTGATCTCATATATGCAAACCAGAGAAATGTGAGTTGATGTAGACTCTTTGTGGCTTGTGCAAAAGTAGGCTCTCATTTTTCCAGTAGGGCAGAGGTGACTTTAGCATTCATTACACTTTGTGATGCTCAACAAATTCATGATGGTATGTAACTATTTATTTATTGGGTTAATACATTTACTGGTTCATCTAGGTCTATTTGGTTGAGGTCCCAAAACTGATTTACAGATCTTATCTATATAGTTGTCTATAATCTTTTTTATGGGAGTTTTCTCTGCAATCTACAACCTCACACTTCCAGTTGTCAAAAATGGTTCACTTAGTCATGTTATAGTTTCCAGCTTACCACGGAGTGACTGCATGCCAATGACCCTTGAGCCTTATGTATTTCATTCCTCCAGTGCAATCTCCTGAGTTCACTGGGTGTGAAACTTTCTAAGAACAAATATGAAGATTGAATATCCATCAAAACATTGAATTTGGGAAAACTCAGAGAAGCAAGCTGGGGGCACAGAAAATGGCAGACACTATCAGCTGATCAAACTCAAGCTTCTGTTGCGGATACTGGTGAAGGCAAAACATGTGAAGACGTTGATAAGATGTTGAAAAAGGCATTTGGATGGATCCCTTCGCCGTATTGGAGTgaagagagaaaggaggaggtTCCAAATGCTGAGGTGATAAGTAGCGTATTGAACTATACTAGTCTGATTGGCGCGCCTATGCCGCGTCTATTTTATTTTGCTGTACAGAGCATaacaaaagaagattaaaaaaattaggttcacaaattttgtgcatttcaatatttatctatgaatttatcaatgttTAACACATTCAATTGATTATAGAGAAAACATTAGTACTTTTGTGTATGCctatagttttaacatgttGATGAAAGTAATattaacctaaaaaaatttgtttcattttttttttatttttagatatttttctttgagttttagattatttttttttcagtcgatttatcaatataactaatattcatttcgatttttttttctgaaagcGATTATCATAATTTCCCCAATCTCATAA
The nucleotide sequence above comes from Phragmites australis chromosome 4, lpPhrAust1.1, whole genome shotgun sequence. Encoded proteins:
- the LOC133915047 gene encoding uncharacterized protein LOC133915047 isoform X2; protein product: MPRLAGRPGRRIAPRRLVLRRQRLMCLTLLSLVGAWWAWLLLVHCVANMPLTKHLRVAIIDSNPALKSIHYLTKNSIPESRVSTVTPATISFFKDVGAWEHVQQQRHAFFGKMQVWDYTGLGYTRYNARDVGKEYLGCVVENKVLCNSLLLRLQEELDDIEKVIYPTRLVSLTFPSKIRQAGIGHTSEELHRSNLVKLDLSDGQTLYSKLVIGADGSKSNVRQIAGIKTTGWNYPQSAIICTVEHVAENDSAWQRFLPSGPIALLPIGDNFSNIVWTMSPEDSLRHKSMNPEEFVKSVNHALDFGFGPHPHSGTLDYYVKKFFSGIGNTSASTKECFEVPPKAIGVISERMAFPLSLMHAHDYVAKRLALVGDAAHTVHPLAGQGVNLGFGDAAALAKVIAEGVSVGSDVGDLSLLQRYERDRKAANVAMTAVLDGFQKMYSVDFGPLNVVRAAAFHGAQYISPLKRNIISYAMGDAKWPLFL
- the LOC133915048 gene encoding uncharacterized protein LOC133915048, with translation MSSSSSASPVPPEDDVCSVCHDHFRIPCQANCSHWFCGECIIRVWHHGPAVQACKCPICRRLINLLVPAELSEQEVNDPPVQRVLGEIQHYNCIFGVEPRSLTQRLQDMPFFIRRLFRELMDPQRTLPLVFRARMMTMVALSAIYVLSPVDFLPESVLGLFGFVDDLLLLLIVFLHLAAVYRSLLLYRHGGQ
- the LOC133915047 gene encoding uncharacterized protein LOC133915047 isoform X1, producing MLSRRRCFAAANRIRPLVRAFCDAPSSRTDAEAGGAPRSQDRTEKVGAAKATPDVLDVAIVGGGMVGLVVACALSNMPLTKHLRVAIIDSNPALKSIHYLTKNSIPESRVSTVTPATISFFKDVGAWEHVQQQRHAFFGKMQVWDYTGLGYTRYNARDVGKEYLGCVVENKVLCNSLLLRLQEELDDIEKVIYPTRLVSLTFPSKIRQAGIGHTSEELHRSNLVKLDLSDGQTLYSKLVIGADGSKSNVRQIAGIKTTGWNYPQSAIICTVEHVAENDSAWQRFLPSGPIALLPIGDNFSNIVWTMSPEDSLRHKSMNPEEFVKSVNHALDFGFGPHPHSGTLDYYVKKFFSGIGNTSASTKECFEVPPKAIGVISERMAFPLSLMHAHDYVAKRLALVGDAAHTVHPLAGQGVNLGFGDAAALAKVIAEGVSVGSDVGDLSLLQRYERDRKAANVAMTAVLDGFQKMYSVDFGPLNVVRAAAFHGAQYISPLKRNIISYAMGDAKWPLFL